A window from Corynebacterium singulare encodes these proteins:
- a CDS encoding HNH endonuclease family protein yields MNLRTAYICVLSVATVAYGGYHLFPGPSLGVATVPARVSAPGYVRADFGGWLPGTRETVMESQTIDGILYDPYARAPAGNRVEVDHVFPLSAAWDLGASMWTKDKKLAFANDPLNLVATASALNQTKSDSLPADWLPPADRCDYSRRLAAVARKYELPLPARDYETMRHQCQFDFISWRR; encoded by the coding sequence ATGAACCTGCGCACCGCCTACATTTGTGTACTGTCCGTTGCCACCGTGGCTTACGGCGGCTACCACCTCTTTCCCGGCCCCAGCTTAGGAGTGGCGACCGTACCGGCGAGGGTCTCCGCACCCGGCTACGTGCGCGCGGACTTTGGGGGCTGGCTGCCGGGCACTCGCGAGACTGTCATGGAGTCGCAGACTATTGACGGCATTCTGTATGACCCCTATGCCCGTGCCCCCGCCGGCAACCGCGTGGAGGTCGATCACGTCTTCCCGCTCTCCGCGGCGTGGGATCTCGGGGCCTCCATGTGGACGAAAGACAAGAAGCTGGCCTTTGCCAACGATCCCCTCAACCTCGTGGCCACGGCCAGCGCGCTCAACCAAACCAAGTCAGATTCGCTGCCCGCGGACTGGCTTCCACCAGCAGACCGCTGCGATTATTCCCGGCGACTGGCCGCGGTGGCGCGAAAGTACGAGTTGCCCCTCCCCGCCCGCGATTATGAGACCATGCGCCACCAGTGTCAATTCGATTTCATCAGCTGGCGCCGTTAG
- the putP gene encoding sodium/proline symporter PutP — protein MQDSTWYVVAMIIYLLAMAAIGFWSYKQTDEYDDYVLAGRGLHPFVAALSAGASDMSGWLLMGLPGALFLTGMSELWMAIGLLVGAWANWKWVAPRLRSYSEIAGNSITVPSFFENRLHDKSRMLRIIAAAIIIFFFTFYVSSGMVAGGRYFESTFGGDYLVGMLIVAAVTVFYTFVGGFLAVSYTDTVQGLLMFASLIIVPIMVLFSLNDASEIFSFAANNPYATDGAIENPNYFSMFSGVSAAVIIGNLAWGLGYFGQPHIIVRFMALRKPSDARAGRFYGVSWMGISLIGAIFVALSGTVFFTETNHSITDQENYETIFLDMAQVMFHPLFAGLVLTAVLAAIMSTMSSQMLVVSTSLIEDLFLIFAKKKPSQNVLINLSRTAVVAIAIIGALLAINPSDSILGLVGFAWAGFGSAFGPIVLLSLYWKRFNSTGAIAGMLTGAIVAIGWGMSPLGDALYELVPGFLSALLVAVGVSLATKAPDEKVTQEFEEASRLAKLVENNKDLDFEEAAEQVQK, from the coding sequence GTGCAAGACTCAACTTGGTATGTCGTTGCGATGATCATCTACCTGCTTGCCATGGCCGCCATTGGCTTCTGGAGCTACAAGCAGACGGATGAATACGACGACTACGTTCTCGCCGGCCGTGGCCTCCACCCCTTCGTGGCAGCCCTGTCCGCCGGTGCTTCCGATATGTCCGGCTGGCTGCTCATGGGCCTGCCGGGTGCTTTGTTCCTGACCGGTATGTCCGAGCTCTGGATGGCCATCGGCCTTCTCGTCGGTGCGTGGGCGAACTGGAAGTGGGTTGCGCCGCGTCTGCGCTCCTACTCCGAAATCGCCGGCAACTCCATTACCGTGCCGTCCTTCTTCGAAAACCGCCTGCACGATAAGTCCCGCATGCTGCGCATTATCGCCGCGGCTATCATCATTTTCTTCTTTACCTTCTACGTCTCCTCCGGCATGGTGGCCGGCGGCCGTTACTTTGAGTCGACCTTCGGCGGCGACTACCTCGTCGGCATGCTCATCGTGGCAGCCGTGACGGTGTTCTACACCTTCGTCGGTGGCTTCCTGGCTGTGTCCTACACCGATACCGTCCAGGGTCTGCTCATGTTCGCCTCCTTGATTATCGTGCCGATCATGGTGCTCTTCTCTCTCAACGATGCGAGCGAGATCTTCAGCTTTGCGGCCAACAACCCGTACGCCACCGATGGCGCCATTGAGAACCCGAACTACTTCTCCATGTTCTCCGGCGTCTCCGCCGCCGTCATCATCGGTAACCTCGCCTGGGGCCTCGGCTACTTCGGCCAGCCGCACATCATCGTGCGCTTCATGGCGCTGCGCAAGCCTTCCGATGCCCGCGCAGGCCGCTTCTACGGTGTCAGCTGGATGGGTATCTCCCTCATCGGCGCCATCTTCGTTGCGCTGTCCGGCACCGTCTTCTTCACCGAGACCAACCACTCTATTACCGACCAAGAGAACTACGAGACCATCTTCCTGGACATGGCCCAGGTCATGTTCCACCCACTGTTCGCTGGTCTGGTCCTGACCGCTGTTCTGGCAGCCATCATGTCCACCATGTCTTCGCAGATGCTGGTTGTCTCCACCTCCCTCATTGAGGACCTCTTCCTCATCTTTGCCAAGAAGAAGCCAAGCCAGAACGTCTTGATCAACCTGTCCCGTACTGCAGTTGTGGCCATCGCCATCATCGGTGCCCTGCTGGCCATCAACCCGTCGGACTCCATTCTGGGTCTGGTTGGCTTCGCCTGGGCTGGCTTCGGCTCCGCCTTCGGCCCGATCGTCCTTCTGTCGCTGTACTGGAAGCGATTCAACTCCACCGGCGCCATCGCCGGTATGCTCACCGGCGCCATCGTGGCCATCGGCTGGGGCATGAGCCCGCTGGGCGATGCCCTCTACGAGCTGGTTCCGGGCTTCCTCTCCGCACTCCTCGTGGCTGTCGGTGTTTCCCTGGCCACCAAGGCTCCGGACGAGAAGGTCACCCAGGAATTCGAGGAGGCTTCTCGCCTGGCCAAGCTAGTCGAGAACAACAAGGACCTCGACTTCGAGGAGGCCGCGGAGCAGGTTCAGAAGTAG
- a CDS encoding DEAD/DEAH box helicase, with protein sequence MASYLLHGLWLPVSGLSLWIEQVEGHKIVMPSAVPEGTFPDVVDTILEKKTFRNRARVSLRTPKGKDVSLMVPMAMFAPDEAVETLAKLEYLDTDSQAVTAEQRLTIAPDLLWLIRAYRGLYRFVRAGRVTIRLSYQAGEWYPMWQLASGLGERSWLAEMLAAAPGILTINNRALSDDLADELTHWIAYTQLKPQIEAPRAAPWHDFALALLKTSPVKKGRAQLLRGLNEWKDSITSVDLQLVFLVEEPQEDEDPEETIWPIRVLVRSGTDSPRPVKQEQLDRGSVEKLRDARRHAFDVAPRLKYNSGQASPYGGDWDVYLSTEQLVEFVTHDAAALRKAGFTVMLPKSWSHMETKAKLETVEAHDPAEGSTKAHIGMEKLVNYDWKLSVGDTQLTDSEMEELVRSKSGLIKLRGEWVMADTQSLNKIQQYMRELADTARRRALKELEKLAATAEMARQLGQPGWEELVAEVERRRKEFNEGEEEAVVSLADLREMALKSMAEDPIAFTGSEWHASLLGGMETTAPDRVDIPDTVHAELRDYQRRGVDWLYWMSQNNIGAVLADDMGLGKTLQLLSLLAVEKAASDDAAQDKDAAGDTNSAWNPTLVVAPTSVVGNWAREAARFVPDFTVLVQHGTGRLKGEELVAAAQASDVVITSYGTVARDFLTLSKVDWDRVVLDEAQAIKNAATRSSKAVRAIPSRHRVALTGTPIENRLSEMRSILDYCNPGILGSASFFRNHFAKSIEREGSDVMAERLRLLTAPFILRRLKTDPNIIDDLPEKSEQIITVRMTDEQAALYKALVNDVDEALKNKEGMSRRGLVLASLTRIKQICNHPAHFLGDGSPVTIKGRHRSGKVEELMRIVDQAIESRERVLIFTQYKAFGDILQPYLSDQLGCEIPFLHGGVSKNRRDTMVEEFQAADGAPAMLLSLKAGGTGLNLTAASIVVHMDRWWNPAVENQATDRAFRIGQERNVQVYKMITAGTLEESIQDILDGKMQLAGAVVGEGEGWLTELTPEQLAELMSYKGEEN encoded by the coding sequence ATGGCTTCTTACCTGCTGCATGGCCTCTGGCTGCCCGTCTCTGGCCTGAGTCTGTGGATCGAACAGGTCGAAGGACACAAGATTGTCATGCCCTCCGCTGTGCCTGAAGGCACCTTCCCGGACGTCGTCGACACAATCTTGGAGAAGAAAACCTTCCGCAACCGAGCGCGGGTGTCACTGCGCACACCAAAGGGCAAGGACGTTTCCCTCATGGTCCCCATGGCCATGTTCGCCCCAGATGAGGCAGTCGAAACCTTAGCCAAGCTGGAGTACCTCGATACTGACAGCCAGGCAGTCACGGCGGAGCAGCGCCTGACCATTGCTCCGGATCTCCTGTGGCTCATCCGCGCTTACCGCGGGCTCTACCGTTTCGTTCGTGCAGGGCGGGTGACCATCCGTCTTTCGTACCAGGCAGGCGAGTGGTACCCCATGTGGCAGCTGGCCTCCGGTTTGGGGGAGCGCAGCTGGCTGGCCGAAATGCTTGCCGCCGCGCCGGGCATTCTCACAATAAACAACCGCGCGCTGTCGGATGACTTGGCCGATGAGCTTACGCACTGGATCGCCTATACCCAGCTGAAGCCGCAGATCGAGGCACCTCGCGCCGCGCCGTGGCATGATTTTGCCCTGGCACTGTTGAAGACCTCCCCAGTGAAGAAGGGCCGTGCTCAGCTTTTGCGCGGGCTTAACGAGTGGAAGGATTCCATCACGTCGGTGGATCTTCAGTTGGTCTTCCTCGTCGAAGAGCCGCAGGAGGATGAGGATCCGGAAGAGACTATCTGGCCCATCCGGGTGCTCGTGCGCTCCGGTACGGATTCTCCGCGTCCGGTGAAACAGGAGCAGTTGGATCGGGGGAGCGTCGAGAAGCTGCGTGATGCCCGTCGCCATGCCTTCGACGTTGCCCCGCGCCTGAAATACAACTCCGGACAGGCCTCGCCCTACGGCGGTGACTGGGACGTCTATCTTTCAACGGAGCAGCTCGTGGAGTTCGTCACGCACGATGCCGCCGCCCTGCGCAAGGCGGGCTTCACTGTCATGCTGCCGAAGTCCTGGTCACATATGGAGACCAAGGCCAAGCTGGAAACTGTCGAGGCTCATGACCCAGCCGAAGGCTCCACTAAGGCGCACATCGGCATGGAGAAGCTGGTCAACTATGACTGGAAGCTCTCCGTCGGTGATACACAGCTCACTGATTCTGAGATGGAGGAGCTGGTCCGGTCTAAGTCGGGCCTCATTAAGCTGCGTGGTGAATGGGTCATGGCGGATACGCAGTCCCTCAACAAGATCCAGCAGTACATGCGTGAGCTTGCCGATACCGCCCGCAGGCGCGCGCTCAAGGAATTGGAGAAGCTCGCCGCCACTGCAGAGATGGCGCGTCAGTTGGGTCAGCCCGGCTGGGAGGAGCTCGTGGCGGAGGTGGAGCGCCGCCGCAAGGAGTTCAACGAAGGCGAAGAAGAAGCCGTGGTCTCCCTCGCGGATCTGCGCGAGATGGCGCTCAAGTCCATGGCGGAGGACCCGATCGCCTTCACCGGATCTGAGTGGCACGCTTCGTTGCTCGGCGGGATGGAGACCACCGCGCCCGACCGCGTCGACATCCCTGATACGGTTCACGCGGAGCTGCGTGATTATCAGCGTCGCGGCGTTGACTGGCTCTATTGGATGTCGCAGAACAATATTGGGGCAGTGCTTGCCGACGACATGGGTTTGGGCAAAACCCTTCAACTACTGTCGCTGCTTGCCGTCGAAAAGGCGGCGTCTGACGACGCCGCGCAGGACAAGGACGCCGCGGGGGATACCAACTCTGCATGGAACCCCACCCTGGTCGTTGCACCCACCTCCGTCGTGGGCAACTGGGCCCGCGAAGCCGCACGCTTCGTGCCGGACTTCACCGTCCTGGTTCAGCACGGCACGGGACGGCTCAAGGGCGAGGAGCTTGTCGCGGCCGCCCAAGCCTCCGACGTTGTCATCACGTCCTATGGCACCGTGGCCCGAGACTTCCTGACCTTGAGCAAGGTGGACTGGGATCGCGTGGTCCTCGATGAAGCTCAAGCCATTAAGAACGCCGCGACCCGTTCGTCCAAAGCTGTGCGCGCCATCCCGTCGCGTCACCGCGTGGCGTTGACCGGTACGCCCATTGAGAACCGGCTGTCGGAAATGCGCTCCATTCTGGATTATTGCAACCCAGGAATTCTGGGCTCGGCATCGTTCTTTCGCAACCACTTTGCCAAGTCCATCGAACGCGAAGGCAGCGATGTCATGGCAGAGCGTTTGCGCCTGCTCACCGCGCCTTTCATTCTCCGCCGCCTCAAGACAGACCCGAATATCATCGATGACCTGCCGGAGAAGTCCGAGCAAATCATCACCGTGCGAATGACCGATGAACAGGCGGCGCTGTACAAGGCCTTGGTCAATGACGTGGACGAAGCGCTGAAAAACAAGGAGGGCATGTCGCGCCGCGGCCTTGTGCTCGCCTCACTAACCCGCATTAAGCAGATCTGCAACCACCCGGCACACTTCCTTGGTGATGGCAGTCCCGTCACCATCAAAGGCAGGCACCGCTCCGGCAAGGTAGAAGAGCTTATGCGCATCGTCGACCAGGCCATCGAGTCTCGCGAGCGCGTGCTCATTTTTACCCAGTACAAGGCCTTCGGTGACATCCTCCAGCCCTATCTCTCCGACCAGTTGGGCTGCGAGATTCCTTTCCTCCACGGCGGAGTGAGCAAGAATCGCCGCGACACGATGGTGGAGGAGTTCCAGGCCGCGGATGGCGCCCCGGCCATGCTGCTCTCCCTTAAGGCGGGCGGTACGGGCCTGAACTTGACGGCGGCGTCGATTGTCGTGCACATGGACCGCTGGTGGAACCCGGCTGTGGAGAATCAGGCCACCGACCGCGCCTTCCGCATCGGACAGGAACGCAACGTGCAGGTCTACAAGATGATTACCGCTGGCACGCTCGAGGAATCCATCCAGGACATCCTTGATGGCAAGATGCAGCTCGCGGGCGCCGTCGTGGGCGAGGGCGAAGGATGGCTCACCGAGCTCACCCCAGAACAACTGGCGGAGCTTATGAGCTACAAGGGAGAGGAGAATTAA
- a CDS encoding SWIM zinc finger family protein, whose translation MAPARPKDDNVIYANFGTRKRVSTPEEVHRVDRVRTMQPAATRVINFVNEQTDSGRISRGRQYAAEGHVVGLDVRNGAVHGKVAGSQNEPFAVLIQVPYRNNEDIARLSEMFARTPNSVAKAREGMLADDALDILFAEFADDLRFSCTCPDSAYVCKHVVAVADRLAARMDADPSVIFALRGLDFARLEQSVMEQAKSASEDSYSGADLDPEERNALFWAGRELPLLPEPKSAPAVDDSDPDLLRKAMRSVSHTNIDVLRAVSDVDDLYYYLTH comes from the coding sequence ATGGCGCCAGCACGTCCCAAAGACGACAACGTCATCTACGCCAACTTCGGCACCCGCAAACGCGTGAGCACGCCGGAGGAGGTTCACCGCGTCGACCGCGTGCGCACTATGCAACCGGCGGCCACGCGCGTGATCAACTTTGTCAATGAGCAGACGGATTCCGGGCGCATCAGCCGCGGCCGCCAGTACGCAGCCGAAGGTCACGTTGTGGGCCTTGACGTGCGCAATGGTGCGGTGCACGGCAAGGTTGCCGGCTCGCAGAACGAGCCTTTTGCGGTGCTCATTCAGGTGCCCTACCGCAACAATGAGGACATCGCGCGGCTGTCGGAGATGTTTGCGCGCACCCCCAACTCCGTGGCGAAGGCCAGGGAGGGCATGCTTGCCGACGACGCCCTCGACATCCTCTTCGCCGAATTCGCCGACGACCTGCGCTTCTCCTGCACCTGTCCGGACTCGGCGTACGTCTGTAAGCATGTCGTGGCGGTGGCTGACCGCCTAGCCGCCCGTATGGACGCAGATCCGTCTGTCATTTTTGCACTGCGCGGTCTGGACTTCGCCCGCCTCGAGCAGTCCGTGATGGAACAGGCCAAGTCAGCTTCGGAGGATTCCTACAGCGGAGCAGACTTAGATCCAGAGGAGCGTAATGCGTTGTTTTGGGCGGGGCGAGAGCTGCCTTTGCTTCCCGAACCTAAGTCCGCACCGGCGGTGGATGATTCCGACCCTGACCTGCTGCGCAAGGCCATGCGCTCGGTGAGCCATACGAACATAGATGTGCTTCGCGCGGTCTCCGATGTCGACGACCTTTACTACTATCTGACGCACTAA
- a CDS encoding metallophosphoesterase family protein, which produces MTAVTFIHTSDFQLGMTRWFLSPSAQSRFDDDREEAVVRLGELATETGAEFIVVAGDVFEHNSLTTSTLLRSKEVLKNLPVPVYLLPGNHDPLVADSIFFNSFADNVHVIADSEPIEVRSGVEIVGAPYLSKRANYDLVRRALEPLEPLDRASGAVARIAVGHGQVESRAGEAEESDADTIDLTFVEDCLDRGVIDYLALGDTHSTASLGRTGKVWFSGSPETTAFDDRERDSGNALVVRVEGEAVDVEKRSVGRWAFRALDADVNSMDDVERFLAELEEMPGKTRTAVKYSLRGTLGLSAQARLEQGLANLEEVFASLKPRERTMDLHLAPSEDELSELSLSGYAADALSELLEDLENPTARDAANLLFRLSAKGA; this is translated from the coding sequence ATGACAGCAGTAACGTTCATCCACACCTCCGATTTTCAGCTGGGTATGACCCGCTGGTTTCTCAGCCCCTCGGCGCAATCGCGCTTTGATGATGACCGTGAAGAAGCAGTCGTTCGACTAGGGGAGTTGGCCACCGAGACCGGGGCGGAGTTCATTGTCGTGGCCGGAGACGTGTTTGAGCACAACTCTCTCACCACGTCCACGTTGTTGCGTTCCAAGGAAGTGTTGAAGAACCTACCGGTGCCGGTGTACCTGCTACCCGGTAACCACGATCCGCTCGTGGCGGATTCCATTTTCTTTAATTCCTTTGCGGATAACGTCCACGTCATTGCGGACTCTGAGCCCATCGAGGTTCGCTCGGGCGTGGAGATTGTTGGCGCTCCCTACCTTTCGAAGCGAGCAAACTATGACCTCGTGCGCCGAGCACTGGAACCACTCGAGCCGCTCGACCGCGCCTCCGGTGCGGTGGCACGCATTGCCGTGGGGCACGGCCAAGTTGAATCCCGCGCAGGTGAGGCCGAGGAATCTGATGCTGACACCATCGATCTGACCTTCGTGGAGGACTGCCTCGATCGCGGCGTCATCGATTATCTAGCACTCGGGGACACACATTCCACGGCTTCGTTGGGGCGTACCGGGAAAGTGTGGTTCTCCGGCAGCCCGGAGACAACGGCTTTCGATGACCGCGAGCGTGACTCCGGCAATGCCTTGGTGGTGCGGGTTGAGGGGGAGGCGGTGGACGTCGAGAAGCGCAGCGTCGGCCGGTGGGCCTTCCGCGCGCTTGACGCTGACGTCAACTCGATGGACGATGTCGAGCGTTTTCTTGCGGAGCTGGAGGAGATGCCGGGCAAGACGCGCACGGCAGTGAAGTATAGCCTGCGCGGCACGCTGGGCCTCAGCGCCCAAGCACGCCTGGAGCAGGGGCTCGCGAACCTAGAGGAGGTCTTTGCCTCCCTCAAACCCCGTGAACGCACGATGGATCTGCACTTGGCGCCGTCCGAAGATGAGCTTAGTGAGCTGAGCCTGAGCGGATACGCCGCCGATGCCCTCTCCGAACTACTCGAGGACCTGGAGAATCCCACTGCCCGTGATGCCGCCAACCTGCTGTTTCGTCTCAGCGCGAAGGGAGCCTAA
- a CDS encoding AAA family ATPase — MMHLHSVELSNVRGVEHLEVTDLPETGVVVIGGPNEAGKSTLVEAISFVLTEKHTAGSKKIKALKPVGRDVAPEVTLEATVGPYRFRIHKRWLKKRASELQVFSPRPGQWTGAEADDELDRILSEHLDRALLDALFVRQDDQHEGIAAVGIPSLTAALEEETGSNAVAEDSELLTRIESEYIQYYTAKTDKPAGEYKAAIKTLEEAESAYAAAEASMRELDGVVERYEAAELRKTEAETALPAAEEDCVRLDAELAAARVAQEKVTAQEAAVARAAAAVARAQEDAARRTTLVKEHADATAAAERAAEVVAEAKERAEAEAAARSKLEEERADIQQKYDAVREERQRARRAQLRAEHAALGTRLEAVASLEDALALRRRELAAAPAIPNLRELEEAEREVGIQDRLRAAAAAKLYVTGTGEVVVEGEAFSLTSGEETPVELHDGTELRIGDVTARYAAAAGESGEESVEKARAELVRLLEDAGCTNVAEAREAQAKHEELAAAVEGASRELAAALGGDDLGELKARFESSSADHEENAEDDGEPPRELAVVDKEEEELRGRLDELDRAVAPYRENKAAAALDVATVRAEDAEAQRVLKAEGLDAARAQLSDADVTAAIEAARSAQAAEQAALKDMSGVDVETAETLAQGARTHVDSLKKSVADANGDMRELSGRIEMHSGAAEAVEKAAAELEVARERHAATERRAEAARYLRMLMLRHRDAARQRYAAPFVTALSGLARTVFGGDVDFHLSEELKVEARSRNGDTVAFDGLSGGAKEQLGILTRFAIAQLVSGDSVPVIIDDALGSTDSTRLQLMAALFTKAGKNSQVIVLTCMPQRYSWVAGRTELSMETLKKI, encoded by the coding sequence ATGATGCACCTGCATTCTGTTGAGTTGAGCAACGTCCGCGGCGTGGAGCATCTTGAGGTCACGGACCTACCTGAGACCGGCGTCGTGGTGATTGGTGGACCTAATGAAGCTGGTAAGTCCACGCTGGTGGAGGCCATTTCTTTCGTGCTGACGGAAAAACACACCGCGGGTTCGAAGAAGATTAAAGCGTTGAAACCTGTTGGCCGTGACGTGGCCCCAGAAGTGACGCTGGAGGCCACTGTGGGGCCGTACCGTTTTCGCATTCACAAGCGGTGGCTGAAGAAGCGGGCCTCGGAGCTCCAGGTGTTTTCTCCGCGTCCGGGGCAGTGGACGGGAGCGGAGGCAGATGATGAGTTGGATCGGATTCTGTCTGAACACCTTGACCGCGCGCTGCTCGACGCACTTTTCGTGCGCCAAGATGATCAGCACGAGGGGATTGCTGCGGTTGGTATTCCTTCGCTGACTGCGGCCTTGGAAGAGGAGACCGGGTCGAATGCTGTGGCCGAGGACTCCGAGCTGCTCACGCGCATTGAGTCCGAATACATCCAGTACTACACCGCTAAGACAGACAAGCCGGCCGGAGAATACAAGGCAGCTATCAAGACGCTTGAGGAGGCTGAATCAGCCTATGCTGCTGCTGAGGCCTCCATGCGTGAGCTCGATGGTGTTGTGGAGCGTTATGAAGCTGCGGAGCTGAGGAAAACTGAGGCGGAGACTGCTCTTCCTGCGGCGGAAGAGGATTGTGTGCGGCTCGATGCTGAACTCGCTGCCGCCCGTGTGGCCCAGGAAAAGGTGACTGCCCAGGAAGCTGCCGTGGCCCGCGCGGCAGCGGCTGTGGCACGGGCCCAGGAAGATGCTGCTCGTCGCACCACTCTGGTGAAAGAACATGCGGACGCCACCGCAGCTGCTGAGCGTGCCGCGGAGGTCGTGGCAGAGGCCAAGGAACGCGCGGAGGCAGAGGCCGCTGCTCGCAGCAAGCTGGAGGAGGAACGCGCTGATATCCAGCAGAAATATGACGCTGTGCGCGAGGAACGTCAGCGTGCCCGCCGTGCCCAGCTCCGCGCGGAGCACGCGGCCCTCGGAACACGTTTGGAGGCAGTGGCGTCTCTTGAAGACGCACTGGCTTTGCGCCGTCGTGAGCTGGCAGCAGCACCTGCGATTCCGAACCTGCGAGAGTTGGAGGAGGCCGAGCGTGAGGTGGGCATCCAGGACCGCTTGCGGGCGGCCGCTGCGGCGAAACTCTACGTAACTGGAACGGGCGAGGTTGTCGTGGAGGGAGAGGCCTTCTCTTTGACGTCAGGGGAGGAAACTCCGGTTGAGCTGCACGATGGCACGGAGCTGCGCATTGGCGATGTCACCGCACGGTATGCGGCCGCGGCCGGTGAATCTGGCGAGGAGAGTGTTGAGAAAGCTCGCGCGGAACTCGTGCGACTGCTCGAGGACGCCGGGTGCACCAACGTTGCGGAGGCCCGCGAAGCACAGGCGAAGCATGAGGAGCTTGCTGCGGCTGTGGAAGGTGCATCCCGCGAATTAGCAGCGGCCCTCGGCGGTGACGACCTCGGTGAGTTGAAAGCTCGCTTCGAATCGAGTTCGGCTGATCATGAGGAGAACGCAGAGGACGACGGTGAGCCCCCGCGCGAGCTTGCTGTGGTGGACAAGGAAGAAGAAGAGCTGCGTGGACGCCTCGATGAGCTGGACCGAGCTGTGGCACCCTACCGCGAGAACAAAGCCGCCGCGGCACTCGACGTTGCCACAGTCCGAGCCGAGGATGCTGAGGCTCAGCGCGTCCTCAAGGCGGAGGGCCTCGACGCTGCCCGCGCCCAGCTGAGTGACGCGGACGTCACTGCCGCCATTGAGGCTGCCCGTTCAGCCCAGGCAGCAGAGCAAGCTGCGCTCAAGGACATGTCAGGCGTCGATGTTGAGACTGCGGAGACCTTGGCTCAAGGCGCACGCACGCACGTGGACTCCCTGAAGAAATCCGTCGCCGATGCCAACGGCGACATGCGCGAGCTCAGCGGACGTATCGAGATGCACTCCGGTGCAGCAGAAGCCGTGGAAAAGGCCGCCGCGGAACTGGAGGTGGCCCGTGAGCGCCATGCGGCCACCGAACGCCGCGCGGAGGCGGCTCGATACCTGCGCATGCTCATGCTGCGTCACCGCGATGCCGCTCGGCAGCGCTATGCTGCACCTTTTGTTACTGCGCTCAGCGGTTTGGCCCGTACCGTCTTTGGCGGCGACGTGGACTTCCACTTGTCTGAGGAGCTCAAAGTGGAAGCGCGCAGCCGCAATGGGGACACCGTGGCCTTCGACGGTCTATCTGGTGGTGCCAAGGAGCAGCTGGGAATTTTGACTAGGTTCGCCATCGCCCAGCTGGTGTCCGGGGATTCTGTGCCGGTTATCATCGATGATGCTCTCGGCTCGACCGACTCAACGCGCCTACAGTTGATGGCAGCGCTTTTCACTAAAGCCGGTAAGAATTCGCAGGTCATCGTGCTGACATGCATGCCTCAGCGCTACTCCTGGGTTGCAGGCCGTACGGAATTAAGTATGGAAACTCTGAAAAAAATTTGA
- a CDS encoding MarR family winged helix-turn-helix transcriptional regulator, with the protein MTAEIRWLTDDEQHLWRQVLSSIRKIDRGMEETLLACGDISMSEYSVLVSLSEAPERRLRLRELCSELEWDRSRASHQITRMAKRGLVTKEKCEGDARGVEVVITDAGFERLKASVPEHVESVRRLVFDHLDPADAPALLRFCEGVLAANNLPGYSGFVPDERLGGRSS; encoded by the coding sequence ATGACTGCGGAAATTCGATGGCTGACTGACGATGAGCAACACCTGTGGCGTCAAGTGCTGAGCAGTATCCGCAAAATTGATCGCGGCATGGAAGAGACCTTGCTCGCCTGCGGGGACATCTCGATGTCCGAGTACTCCGTGCTTGTGTCCCTCTCAGAGGCCCCGGAGCGCCGTCTGCGCCTTCGCGAACTGTGCTCTGAACTTGAGTGGGACCGCTCCCGTGCTTCCCACCAGATCACACGCATGGCAAAGCGCGGACTGGTGACCAAAGAAAAATGCGAGGGCGATGCACGGGGAGTCGAAGTCGTCATCACCGACGCTGGGTTCGAGCGCCTCAAAGCTTCTGTGCCTGAGCACGTTGAATCAGTGCGCCGCTTGGTCTTCGACCACCTCGATCCTGCCGATGCACCTGCCCTCCTTCGATTCTGTGAAGGCGTACTCGCAGCAAATAACCTTCCGGGCTACTCCGGCTTTGTTCCCGATGAGCGTTTAGGCGGGCGCAGCTCCTAG